From the Streptomyces sp. NBC_01216 genome, the window GTATGGGGGCATCGCTGTCAAAGATGGTCAGTTGGAGTGCAAAGAGTGCTTCGATGAGAGATTTGGCCTCGATCAGCTCTGGACCGGTGGCGGGTTGATGGCGATGTCAGCGGATGGTGAGACGTTGGCGCGGGGCGATCAGGGCATGGCCTTGCGGACGAAGGCTTCGACCTGTGTGGAGGTGCGGGCATGGCACTGGGCGGCGACGTCGACGTAGTTGTAGCCGTAATCGACAAAGGCGCGAGGCGACTCCATGCTCCGGGTGATGGGTGAGGACCCTGCCGTTTCGGTCAATGACATCGGCGTTCTGCTCTGGCCCGCACGTCAAGATCAGGTGAATGCCCCCTGGCGGAAGGCGTTACGGACGTCTGTCAGGGGCTGGCGGTCGCGGGTGTAGTAGAGCTTGTTGGTCAGCAGCACCGCCCACCGGTCCTGGGCAGGGGAGATCCACATGCCGGTGCCGGTGAAGCCGTAGTGGACCCAAACGTCCTGCTCGTCGGTGGTGCCGGGGGCCGGGTGCCAGAACAGGCCGCGTTCCGGCTGTAGGCCGCCGGTCTGCACGGTGAGGGAGTGGGCGCTCCACTCGGCGCCGAAGCCGGCCTCGGTGGGGGCCGTGGTGTGGTCGAGCATGTAGCGGAGGAAGGCGGCCAGGTCGTCGAGGACGGTGAAGGTGCCGGCGATGCCGCAGACTCCGCCGAGGAGCCGGGCGGAGAAGTCGTGGGCGGTGCCCTTGAGATGGGTTCCGGTGTCCTGGTCGAGTTCGGTGGGGGCGCATCGGGCGGCGATGTCGGCGGGCAGCGGGCCGAAGCGGGTGGAGTCCATGCCCAGCGGGCGCCAGGTCCTCGTCTCGCAGAGCTGGTCGAGGGGCCGGCAGGAGAGGTGTTCGGCGAGGTAGCCGAGGATGAGGGCGGCCCGGTCGGTGTACTCGACGGCTTCGCCGGGCGGTCGGTTGAGGGCTTCGTGCAGGACTCCGCGGCGGATGGCGGCGGGGTCGGTGCCGTAGAGGTGCTTCAGCTGGGCCCGGAGGGGGAGGCCGGCGGTGTGGGTCAGGAGCTGGCGGGCGGTCACAGCGCCGAGGGGGTGGCCGGTGACCTCGTCCCAGAAGGTGCCGAGCGGGGCGTCGAGGTCGAGGACGCTGTCCTCCCACAGGGCTCCGGTGGAGGCCCAGACCGCGAGGATCTTGGTGAGGCTGGCGGCGTCGAAGACGGTGTCCGGCCGCATCTTCACGTCCGGTTCGTCGGGGTCCAGGACGCCGGTGGCGCCCGTCGCCCGAATTCCGCCGGAGTCGCCGACGGCCCACACCGCGCCCGGGTAGACCTTGTCGCGGACGCCTTCGCTCAGCAGGTGCTCGATGCGATCGGTGCGGTACGGCATGGTCTCCCTCTTCGTATGGGACATCCCAGCGGCCAGCGTAGTGAGGTGGGCCGGTCGGGCCGGGCAGCGGCGTGCCGGTCGGCGTGGGCCGTTCTCAGGTGAGTCGGCGGCCGAGCTCAGCCAGTTCGCGGGCGGTCTTCGACAGGGGGTACAGGGCGGCGTTGGCATATCCGGCGTGCCGCAGAGTGGGGAGAAGGGCGGATTCGGTACGCAGCCGGTTGAGGTCCCGAGCGACGGCTGGGGGATGGGTGAAGTCGGTGGCCATACCGGAGCGGGCGAGGGCTTCGCTGAGGCCGGGGACGGGCTGGTAGAGGACGGGGAGGCCACAGGCTTGGGCTTCCAGGGCTACCAGGCCCATGGCCTCCAGGGTCGTGGAGGGCATGACGAGCACGTCGTGTTCGGCGAACGTTTTCCACAGCTGGGGACGGCGGAGCCAGCCGAGATAGCGGACCCGCACCCCGGCCCGTTGCAGCCGTGGGGCCAGCGCACGGAACTGAGCGATGGGGGCGGCGATCGACAACTCGACGCCCTGGAGCGGGGCCACGCTCCGGATCAGGGCCTCGACGCCCTTCTCCGCCGTCAGCCGGCCCGCGTACAGCAGGCGGAGGTGGCTCTTGGTCCTGTGGGCGGTGCGGGCGGGCGGGTGGGTGAGGAGTCGGTCGGGGATGCCCCAGGGGATGTGGGTGATCTTGCGGCGGTCGGTCTGCGGCGCGAGCTTGAGGAGGCGGTCGGCCATGGCGCCGGTGGGGACGACGATGGCGTCGGCGGCCCGGGCGGTTGCCCTCAGGACCTGGAGTTGGTCGCGGTGGGCTTCGGCGAAGAGCAGATCGGTGCCGTGGACCAGGGCGATGCGAGGGTGCGCGGGCAGGGCCCTCATCAGGGCGGGAGTTGCGCCGAAGGCGAGGTGGTGCAGGTGCAGGACGTCGATCCGGGATGGGGTGATCGCCGCCGTCAGGGCTCTGCACAGGGCGGCGACGTAGCGGCCGAAGGCCGGCCCCTCCAAGCACTTGCCGCCCGCCCTGAGCAGGTCGAGGCCGGCCGGCGTCCGGGGACGGGGTCCGGCCGGGGCGAGCATGAATGCCCTTGCGGGGATGAGGGGCTTCTCGCCGGTGTAGAGGTCGAGGAACAGCTCGACGCTGCCGCCGGGGCTGCCGGCGGGCAGGTCCAGGAAGGTGGCGGCCATCGGCCCCGGGGCGGGACTGGCGAGGGAGTTCATCGGCTGCTTCCGCCGATCTCCTCGTAGAGGCGCGAGATGTCGATGCCCTCGGTGGCGGCGTACTTCGCGAGCTGCTGCTGGTAGCTGGCCGGTGTGCCCTGCGTGGTCAGGAAGACCAGCTTGCCGAAGGTCATGCCCGGATAGACGCGGACGGGCCGCGCGGCCCGGATCTCCAGGGTCCAGCGGATCGCGTGGCCCTGGTGGCCGAGCGGGGCGGAGACATGGACCCAGATGCCGAGGGCTCCGATCGTGCGGTCGCCGTTGAGCATCTGCGCGTACGTCTCCGAGCCGGTCCGCTCGTGGGTGACGCCGAGGTAGAGCAGTCCGGGCTGGAGGACCAGGCCGGTGGTGGGGATCGTCTGCTCGGTGTAGGTGGTGGGGGCGGCGGCGTCGAGATCGCCGGCGCAGACGCGGAGGGTGTTGCCGAGGCGCCAGTCGTAGGCGTTCGGGGAGACGCGGGCGGGGTCGTACGGGTCGATGGTGATCTCGCCGGCGCGGAAGGCGGCGGTGATCGCGGGGCCGGTGAGGATCACGAGGCGACCGCCCCGACGCGGGTGGTGTCCCGCCAGTAGCGGGAGGGCTGGGGGCCGTCGGCGGCCTGGTACTTGCCCGCGTACAGGTCGATGTCGCCGGTGGAGACGAAGAACATGATCTGCCCGATCTTCATGCCCGCGTACACGCGCAGGGGGCGGATCGGGGAGAGCATCAGGGTCCACTGGCCGTGGAAGCCGATGTCGCCGATGGGGGCGGTGATCTCGACGAACAGGCCGAGCCGGCCGACGGAGGAGCGGCCGAACAGCAGCGGGACGAAGGTGTCGGAGCCGACCTGTTCGAGGGTGTGGCCGAGGTAGAGCTCTCCGGGCTGGAGGACGTACCCGTCCTCGCCGATCTCGACCGTTGCGGTCGGGTTCGCCTGGTGGGCGTCGATGACCGTGGTCGTGTAGGTCAGCAGAGTGGGGCCGAGGCGGACGTTGTAGCTGTTGGGGTTGACCTGCCCGGGTTCGAACGGGCTGATCGCCAGGCGGCCGTCGTGGGCGGCGGCGGTGATCTCGGGGCCGGTGAGGATCATCGTGTGCCTTCCTCCTGGTCGGGCAGCGGGGTGGCGAGGGTGCGGCGGACGGCCTCGCCCAGGCGGAGGCCGGCCTGGTGGGTGCGTCCGCCGAGGTGGGTGTCGGCGAGGTAGTCGGTCGTCAGGACGGACCGGATGCCCTGCGGCAGCGGCCAAGGGGCGAGGGCCAAGGGGCCGGTCTGCTCGGTCAGGTGCTTGAGCAAGCTGTCCGGGGCGTCCGCGTACCTGTCAGGGAGGAAGGCGTGGACGAGCTGGTTGTCGAACGGCTCGATGGCCATCAGGTCGCCGAGCGTGAGGACGTCGCCGAGGCGGGTGGGGCGCAGGGCGGTGTCGTTGAGGACGACGGCGTCGGCGCCGAGGCCGGTGTGGAGCCGGGAGGCGATGTCCTGGAGGAGCTGGCGGCGGTCGAGGACGGTGTTGCGGTAGGGCTCGTTGACGGTGCCCAGGGGAGTGGCGAGCATCCGGCAGGTGGAGGCGATCTTCTCGTCTAGGGCGGCGAGGT encodes:
- the dcd gene encoding dCTP deaminase, producing MILTGPEITAAAHDGRLAISPFEPGQVNPNSYNVRLGPTLLTYTTTVIDAHQANPTATVEIGEDGYVLQPGELYLGHTLEQVGSDTFVPLLFGRSSVGRLGLFVEITAPIGDIGFHGQWTLMLSPIRPLRVYAGMKIGQIMFFVSTGDIDLYAGKYQAADGPQPSRYWRDTTRVGAVAS
- a CDS encoding glycosyltransferase family 4 protein, which codes for MNSLASPAPGPMAATFLDLPAGSPGGSVELFLDLYTGEKPLIPARAFMLAPAGPRPRTPAGLDLLRAGGKCLEGPAFGRYVAALCRALTAAITPSRIDVLHLHHLAFGATPALMRALPAHPRIALVHGTDLLFAEAHRDQLQVLRATARAADAIVVPTGAMADRLLKLAPQTDRRKITHIPWGIPDRLLTHPPARTAHRTKSHLRLLYAGRLTAEKGVEALIRSVAPLQGVELSIAAPIAQFRALAPRLQRAGVRVRYLGWLRRPQLWKTFAEHDVLVMPSTTLEAMGLVALEAQACGLPVLYQPVPGLSEALARSGMATDFTHPPAVARDLNRLRTESALLPTLRHAGYANAALYPLSKTARELAELGRRLT
- a CDS encoding serine hydrolase domain-containing protein, producing MPYRTDRIEHLLSEGVRDKVYPGAVWAVGDSGGIRATGATGVLDPDEPDVKMRPDTVFDAASLTKILAVWASTGALWEDSVLDLDAPLGTFWDEVTGHPLGAVTARQLLTHTAGLPLRAQLKHLYGTDPAAIRRGVLHEALNRPPGEAVEYTDRAALILGYLAEHLSCRPLDQLCETRTWRPLGMDSTRFGPLPADIAARCAPTELDQDTGTHLKGTAHDFSARLLGGVCGIAGTFTVLDDLAAFLRYMLDHTTAPTEAGFGAEWSAHSLTVQTGGLQPERGLFWHPAPGTTDEQDVWVHYGFTGTGMWISPAQDRWAVLLTNKLYYTRDRQPLTDVRNAFRQGAFT
- a CDS encoding dCTP deaminase is translated as MILTGPAITAAFRAGEITIDPYDPARVSPNAYDWRLGNTLRVCAGDLDAAAPTTYTEQTIPTTGLVLQPGLLYLGVTHERTGSETYAQMLNGDRTIGALGIWVHVSAPLGHQGHAIRWTLEIRAARPVRVYPGMTFGKLVFLTTQGTPASYQQQLAKYAATEGIDISRLYEEIGGSSR